Sequence from the Lepidochelys kempii isolate rLepKem1 chromosome 7, rLepKem1.hap2, whole genome shotgun sequence genome:
CACCATAATAAATGCAATAGGATGCAAAAGTCATGGAACTGTTAAGAGAAAAGCTTTTAAAGCATGGAAGGCAACATGGAATTACTTAAAACGTTATATGAGATACCAACGATGACATATAAAGGTTATTTGGGAGATCAGCAAAGAAACTGTTCCCTTTtacaggaagaggaaagaaacaaaGTCTCTAATTCAGACAGCGGGGATGCTTACTTCCAAATCTTGATGAGGTTGTCACAGCCACCCGATGCAAATCTTTTGATGTAATTTGGTTTTTGGCCAGATGGCTGGTCTATAAGGCTTCCTGGTACAACTGCAGGGGCCCAGCTAACAGCATTACAGCCGATCTGTGCAAGAACAGAATTTCACTGTTAGATTTCTTACTCTTTAAAGATGCTGGGGTTACAAGAGATACTATCTCTACCTTCCATACTGCTCCAGGGCAGCAAGCATCCAGGGATGACTCCTGAACCTAAGTTTCCCACACAATGCTGTATTGAGATCTGATGAGCAAGCAGACCAGATATGGTCTAGTCTCAAACACAGCACAACAGTTACTGAGAAGGCCaggagggcagagagggggaggggaaaaaaagtttagtGGACAAAAACTACACCTTTCTCATGCAAGTGGCTACATAAATCAACTTCTGTTTTTACTAAGACAAGGTAAAGCTGCACAGTGCTACAGCTTTGAATGACTATTGTTAAAGGCAGCATTTGAGGTCACAGGGCAGACCTGGCACTGCAGTCATCTCTCATTTCCATTCTATTTTACTGTCCACAATGTACAACAGCTTCCCACTTATATTTTACTTTTAACAAAAACTCTGTCATGTTTCATCTTGGGAAACCTCCTCTCCAAGTGTGTGTCACTTCACTGTTCTCTGTCTTGacttagactgtaagccctttggggcaacAACAGTATGCCTACAGAGCAACGTGCATGTTCACGGAGCTATAGAAATACACTTACAGTATGCGCATTGCTGATCTTTTTGATTTCCCACTGCCCATCGCCTGTGTAGCTCAACAATGAAATGGCCCCATCAGAGCTCCCGCAGGCGAGGATCAAGCCATAGTCATGTGGTGCCCAGCAGACGGAATTCACTGTCAGAAACATATTGAAGATTGGATTACTCCCTGGTGACTGACTGGTATGACACTTTGGAAGCCACAAGTAAGGCACTAAGATGAAGTAAGTTACCTTTTTAATCAGCTTAAGGGTCCTTATTGAAGATAATAAAATACCTGCAGCATTTTTAAGAATAGTTTGAAATCCTGAGTTTCTTCTGTGACAGCTGAGACCCCCAgaacagagccaggaactgagtTATAGGCATCAACATCAGATTCAGAGGAAAAACGAACAGCTATTTTGCTTTAAACCATATTTATTTGTGCCAGGTGAGTACTTAATGGGAGCACAGCATACTACTGTGCATAATTATGGTCTTCAGGTTCCAAAACCCTGTTCCTTCCTACCAGGAATGGGAGTGATGCAGAGACTGTGTTCAGTGTTGGCAGAGAAGAGTACTTGAGAGATTCTGGCCAGTACACAAATAGTGTGACCCCCTTGCCACAAACTTCTTGTGATGATCCCTAGGGGGAGGTGATGGATGTGTGCACAGAGACCTCTTCAGCCAAAAATGCCCCCAACACCACAAAATGCACTTATTTGTAGTTTTTGTAAGTCTACAGTCATATTCTGTTAAAGAATTGGAATCTTAAACCTTCAGTCAGGCTCAGCCCTAGAAGCAAGTATCTCATGCTATCCAACAGCAGCTCAGCTGGCCCAATAAAGAGAGACGTACACACCAAAGACCTGATAcagcagtccttactcaagctAAGCTGACAACACATGAAGCAGCAGGATGGGGCACCTACATCTTTTCCACTCTTCCTCAGGAGGCTGAGCACAGCAACCCAGGGTCCtgtgggttgtgttttttttttttttttttaattaaaagggaGACCGATGATCCAGAAAGGCCTGCCACTCTCACAGAACAgcctctttataaaaaaaaataacagcacTGTAAACCAACCCCACCTACTCTGAAAGCATTCCCGCTATAGTGACCATATACCATTCTGTTTGTAGCGTGCTGTATTATACCCATCTAGCATGATATGCCTGTAAGCTTGTTCAGTTAGGTATTCATTGTTGTGACACATTTCATAGCATACAATACCCTTCATATGATGTTCATGTTATATATAATGAACTATCAAGCCTGAGACTGGCCACATAGGGAAGGAAGCACTATATTGTAGAACTCTTCTCCATGCCAGTTTAAGATGGTATTTTATGAAATAGTCCTTTCCCCCccttatttaataaaaatgacattaaaattttaaaccccAGTCACCTTCCAACACCCAAGACTGTCAAACACACACATTGTTATATGACAGATGAGCAAAAAGATTAAGATACAACTAGATCTCCTCTACAGTTAGAACACTCCACGTACCCGAGGAGTCATGCCCAGTGTACTCATATGTCTTTTCCCAAGTGCCATTTTCTTCCTTCCAGACAATAACTTTCCTGTCGTAGGAACACGAGGCCAGAATATTTCCATACATGGGATGAGCCCAGGCAACTTGCCACACAGGACCTTCATGGCTATAAGAAACAACAGTAGTTGGGAAAGATAAGGAAAGCATGGCATTTGAAGAGGAGAAACCTCTTTCAATCTTGCCTGTTTCACAGCAGGCAAATTGCAAAGCAATTTTTCCCCCCTTGCAAATAATGACCACCAGACACTTTTGTAGTGTCAAGATGAAAGTGGGAGAGCAATGAAGGGTGCAACTTGGATGCATTGGTTAAGAGAAAATCCAAAATATTCATTCACACACTAGCTACTAAGAGTGCATATTTATTTCTAGAATACCAGAGATGTCAAGGTTGAAAAGCATCAAGTTATTTTTAACTTGCTTGCTTTCTCCACTCACAGTAATACAAGGAAAGTTTAAAGACAGCCAGCCAGAGTAACTACTTCCCAGGAGGAATCTATAGTGCACACTGCATAGTGCAGGTGTGAATTATTAtgcacatcatttaaaaaaaacacgcACCTGtagaataaatataaaattagaaAATTAAAAAGTTAACTTAAGTCTGGTTAAAGAaatgtgttgtaaagaaaggcctAACTAGCAAGTAAAAGAAAGAGCATGAAAGAAATTAATTATAAGGCCAGAAGCAATGAAGTACAGAGGATGTCTGATGCAATAAGACAAACAGAACCTGTCCTAAAAGCCAAAGCAGATCTTCTCACCCCACATGCCAATGTTAGTTCAAAAATTAGGGCCTGTGTGACCCCAGGtgcaaaggagaaaaacaaaacaaaaacctgtttGTCAGCGGTAGAGAGGAAAGGCTGTAAATCTTCTCTGGATTAAGACTAGAAAATAAGGGTGAACTGTCTCAAATTGTTttttttagctgaagtcagtacTTGGCAGTGACACCTcttgtttgttaaagggtataaaaagtAAACTCAAAGCGTTCCATTActaatacctgcctgaccatGCTGGAGCCAACCAATATGGGTCTAAGTCCCACTGGGTTTAGCCCATTTGTAAGAATtttgatcaaatgcttataaatgttttgttactgtttggatgtgGTAAGTTGCTTATTATTTACACTTTTTAGGCATGTTTGGAGCAACTGTATAAATACCATTTGGTCTTttgatttaataaaggaatttatggttcaTTAGTGTTGTGATAATATcctgcataaataataataatgattccAATATCATCCCACCAGACATTGTCATGCCAATAATCCATTGATTAGTTACATgagattatttttcatttaatgtaCTCACCCTCTCAGGTCAGCTATGAGGATCTGCCCTCCATTCCTTACATCAAAGATTTTTACAGATCTGTCAGAGGAGCAGGTTGCTAATCGAGTACCATAATAATCCATCTGAGCATCATGCTGGAAGGTAACAGAGACTTCCATTAACATCTGCATACTCTTGCTGCATTAATAAATATTATGGATTTTATGCTTTAAAAGTAGCTGTAACAATTGTGAACTGTTTACCAAGTCAGAGCAGTAGGATAAAAAGGTTAGATAGCTTATAAATGATCTTATTCATATAAATCATTTCATTTCCCAGAgatattttcttattttctcaAAAGAGTTAGCTATTAAAATACAGATATTAAAAGTATTTTACACTTCTCTATGACTTGGGTATATCATTCCACTATAGTAAAAAGTAGTAGTGTCTAGTAGTTATAGCAAGGGACAGGAAGCTGGTACTCTGGGGTTCactctctgccactgactctctaGCCCTGCGCAAGTtgcttaattttatttatttcagcttTCCTCTTTGTAAAATAAAAGAATACTGACCTACCTCACCTGTGTATCCAGAGGCTTCATTAATCAATGTTTGTAAGTCATTTTGAGATCCTTCCATATAAAGCACCAAAGAAGTGCAGAGTTATCAAGAAAAGGCCCTTGTATTTTCAGTGGAAGACTCACATTCTGAAGTGCCATTATACTCCCTATCTAAGTAGGCATGCACATGTTAATCCTCCTCAATTTCATTCTTCCAAGTTCTCTAAGCAACAGCCTACGTTcttagggttggggtttttttttttttgtttcacagCAGCAGGTCCCAGACATTACAATGAGAGCTCTTAATTGTTTCTCCTTCCTCAACCAGCTCAACTTCCCTAGCcatcaccaaatgaaataggcTTAACAGCTTTCAAGGCTTTTGCTTTCTTCCATCCAAAGCTGTAACACATCCCCTTACCTCTACTACACGCTCACTCAAGCTGTCACTAGGAGGTGCCTTAAGGATaagctcattgaagtcattgggattaCACAggtaactgggagcagaattttcCCCACTactacacttaaaaaaacaaaattaaaacagttttgctctactgaagaaaaaaatcctcagtttttattttaaaaactaaaatactTACAATCATGTCCTCATGAGAGGTGTCCACAGTGTTAATTACTGACACCTGGGTGgggaaaaataatttatatttagtGCAGATGCCAACCTGGAGACAGAAACTAACATAGTTTAACCAGAGgcaaatttatattaaaataccTAGGTAAGATGTAATCACCTATGCTTCACTAAGGATATAACCCATTTCCATTCAATAAGAACTTCATTTCAGGTCAATCTTAGTTTATCTTTGCAAATGTTGTTGTTAAGGTGGAAAAAGTACAAATAGGCATGCTTTGTTCTGGGTTTTGGTAAGTGAATTTGGCACTGACTTGGCCCTCCACAGAGAATGAAGTCCTCTCTTTTATTTATGAAAAAGAGTGAAAGCCCAGGCCCTGGCAATGCAATCCTCCACACAGTATTCTACCAATATTTTTAGCCTCTGTCCTGGAAGAATCACATCTAGAGAAGGAAGGACAGCTTGATCTCCCTGACTAGTCTTTGCTGAGGCTGTCAACAAATGTGTGTCAGTGCAAAGAGATTGGAAACTGGACTGAAACCTAACTCATTTCACAGGACCCACCTGAACAGGCATCAGCTCCTAGTTATTTCAGCTCCTTAGCCAGACTAGACTTGATGaagcaatgcagaagtaaaggATTGTACCCATCAATCCCTTGAACTGTTCAGTCCCCCTAGTAAACTTTTTGGGGATGAAGGACAAGAGAATACCCTCACCAGACATTCAGAATTCAGAACTTCCCCACATTCTGACTTCATTCACCTGGCACTGCTCACTTCAGAATACCAACGAATCCTGTTTGGTTGGCAGAGACAGCCTTTTTGCATCTATTCTGCATCTTGCTAACAGTCCCTTTGTAAGAAGGCAACAAGACCACTAGGCAGCAGCTAAAATAAGGGGCCGGAGCTCCAGAGTTTTTACTCCAATTCAGACAAACAGGCTACAaagaagtcacttcacctctctgtgcctcacctgTAAAGTACAGTTCTCCAGTCTGTGAAACAGGGTTAATGATACCAAACACCCCCCAGGGTGTAAAGCGCTATACAAGGAcgtgtctacacttacagtgctgaaccagtgcagctgctgcatttcagtgaagaCATGACTATACCAACAGGAGAGCTGCTACggttggcatagttaatccacctaaGCGAAAGGCAGGAGCTATGAAGCCCTCCTGCCGGCATAGCAGGGTCTACAatggggggttaggtcagtataactacgtcactcagaggtgtggattttccacgCCCTTGAGCGACATGGTTATAGCAACATAAGCTGGTAATGCCGATCAAGTCTTAGGTATATAGCAGGCATGCATCACATGTCAAAGCCCAACGGGGCTGTTACAGCTTATGTATCTTCCAAGGAGGCACTGTAGTTTGTGGAACAGCCACGAGCAGCCGCCGCTGGGGCTACACTTCTGCTGCCTCTTCAAACAAAAGATTTATCTTCTCTATCCTACACTCGACTCCCGCGACGTTTCTGATTTGCTACCCATCGCACAACAGGGTAAAGGGGGCAGGGGAACTACTGAACCGGAGCTGCTGGGGCATGGAGACATCACCCGGCCAGGGCCCTGCAGGTGGGAGCTCTCGAGCCTGCGGCCGACGAGGAAGCGAGGGGCCCGTCCTCACTTCGGGCCAGTGCGAAAGCGGGGAAGACGCCCCCCGCCAGTGGCCGCGGGGGAGGCGAGAAGGGCCCGTCCCGCGGGAAgcccggggcaggcagggggcgcGGGATGGACCTGATCGGCCCGCGCAGATACAGGGAGGTCGAGGCCCTGGGGCACTGTCTCCCTCCCGGTGGAAATCAGCCGCTCGCGGGAACCTTACCATGGCGGCGGCGCTAACGCTGCTCTGGCTGCGGGCTAGGCCGGGCCGGGTTCCTGCGGCTGCAGCCGGCGGTTCTCAGACGTGGCAGCTCCCGGTCCGGCGATGAAGCCACCCCGGTCGGGAACATGAGCCCCACGCTCTTCTTCCCGTCACGCCAAGGTTCCGCCTGCCGCTCAGGCGCAGCTCGCCCACACGTCCTGCTCCGTGCGGGCACTCACCCCTGCGGGATGGGCTTCCTTACCCACCGCCAGCTCTCAGGCCCTGCTGCGCTCAAGACCTGCCCTGCTGCCTTGCCCTCGCAGCTCAGTGCCGCCTGCGGGCAGGCCTAGCTCCTCCAGCGCCAGTTGCTCTCTAGCCTGTGGGGAGCATTCCACTCTCCAGTATTAAGTTAATGACACCAAGGGAGGgggcaacaagaaaaggaggacttgtggcaccttagagaccagccaatttatttgagcatgagctttcgtgagctacagctcacttcatcgagggGGAATCTCATTCATCCCTAAAACAGCCCACACAGTGACCCCAAACTTCCCAGGGGGCCAAATAGCAACTCCTGCTAGATTTTCCATTTTGCCTTTAAAACGGACTAGCCACCTCAGGCAGCTGCCCTTTTACCCAGATTAAAGGGCTTGCCTACTACATTACCCAGACACAGAAGTCAAAAACCAGACAGGTGGCAGCCCTACCCCAGGGAGttgttcctgattaactccagCTGTGGACACTGAGTCTGGAATAAAAATGCCTCGTTCCTGTTTAGCTGAACCATAGAACAGTTAATCAGGAACAATTTAACACACTGGCAAGCCCTAAACTGCTTGTTTTGCTATCCTATTCCCATTAACTCAATGTCTTGGAGAGAGCACCACCAGTGGGTTAGAGCTGGTATGAACTAACAGGTGAGTTACAGTGCACAGGGCTCAGCCATACTGCTCGAGATAAGCCAAAATCTCAACTGAAACAGCCTCAAACTTATTGGAAGTTCACATCTGGCTAAAAACATAGGGATTTGAGACCAAAACCCCAGCTCCAAATATTTCTAATCTTTGGCCAGCATCCACTAGCCTCTCTaatagggttaccaactttctactcccacaaaaccaaacacccttgacCCGCCCCTCCTCAGAGGCCCtacccatgccctgccccttctctgaggccccactcactccatcaccTCCTctctctgtcactcgctctccccactctcactcacttgctcattttcacctggctggctcagggggctggagtgtgAGAGGGAGTGAGGGTCTGgctgggagtgagggctctggagtggagccagggatgaTGAGTTTGGGGTGTAAGAGGGAGCTGAGGGgtggaccgaggggtttggagtatgggagggggctctgggctcaggcaggggattgggaggaggtatgggctctggatgtgagttctggggtggggccagaaatgaggggttcagggtgcaggagggggctctgggaaggggcagaggattggggtgtgggggggtgaggacaccagctgggggtgtgggctttggggtggggctgggatgaggggtttgaggtgcaggagggtgctctgggctagAACTGAGGGGTTTGGTGGGCAGGAGCGGGATCAGAGCTGGGGTTTggagggggctccagctgggggtatgggctctggggtgggcatgaggggtttgggatgcaggagggtgctctgtgctgg
This genomic interval carries:
- the SEC13 gene encoding protein SEC13 homolog → MVSVINTVDTSHEDMIHDAQMDYYGTRLATCSSDRSVKIFDVRNGGQILIADLRGHEGPVWQVAWAHPMYGNILASCSYDRKVIVWKEENGTWEKTYEYTGHDSSVNSVCWAPHDYGLILACGSSDGAISLLSYTGDGQWEIKKISNAHTIGCNAVSWAPAVVPGSLIDQPSGQKPNYIKRFASGGCDNLIKIWKEEDGQWKEEQKLEAHSDWVRDVAWAPSIGLPTSTIASCSQDGRVFIWTCDDASGNSWSPKLLHKFNDVVWHVSWSITANILAVSGGDNKVTLWKESVDGLWVCISDVNKGQGAVSAITEGQQNEQ